A single window of Salvia splendens isolate huo1 chromosome 6, SspV2, whole genome shotgun sequence DNA harbors:
- the LOC121809046 gene encoding uncharacterized protein LOC121809046, whose protein sequence is MREIQETQKEQRAALEMLTKQLSQVAMSLGELRGNEGKLPATVQQPTRQENVSTIFMKSETVCQSSSASFPTPRFNHNGNFESIALDQVVKKGESSTREHVAEKGRMVEAERKTGVIQPRASINIMLYSVYEKLEDAKLVKTDMEIQLADGSCIYPEGVLEDELVKINKVMYPADFFIIKTTKPKAEESIGILLGRPFLSIASTLIDVRQGTMKLSFNGEQLTFEIDKAVRKQRDIESIQTVDAISPRKQKYLEKKSLKEPPSGTAEGEQLKREATKWFDTAMTGEMDHHAIRRAIMEFCQPSQPAGSREITQLRRVGKPPDQAVLLKGMLKEDPSPTRQLLSVLASPMTLNSLTSQANKKPVKSNLQEQGGLMIEELRLSQGVVNWKMHALIEIYPELYMHSILKKRVASHVDRQRRFSPALRLEEFIVGEEELLFQCQPKLTPTRQNSNWVDPRTIKALHTRAVKLPCSTDQEEVRTFLGRGGIYKRFIKNFTKIAQPLTKLFQNDIKIEFFDACKAAFTFLKYRFVSSPIIRVPDWNHRFELMCNANNYAAQRNYDVTENEMLLVVFTFETFRSYLVGSKVMVYTDYTTIKYLLAKRESKSRFIRWVFLLQEFDWEAVDKKGCENREADHLSQILQEDNGEAMPDVFHEKHLHLTQSTPERQWIYQEGKIDQAKQGSRGRKEPLFADMADYLVASKLTGRDRMEAYVVDDIPLLMPSSC, encoded by the exons atgcgagaaatacaagagaCTCAGAAAGAACAGAGGGCTGCACTTGAAATGCTTACAAAGCAATTGTCCCAGGTAGCCATGTCATTGGGCGAGCTGagagggaatgaaggaaagCTTCCAGCCACAGTGCAACAACCTACAAGACAAGAGAATGTCAGTACAATCTTTATGAAATCGGAAACGGTTTGTCAAAGTTCATCTGCGAGTTTTCCAACACCTAGATTCAATCATAATGGAAACTTTGAGTCTATCGCCCTTGATCAAGTCGTAAAAAAGGGAGAGTCTAGCACCCGTGAACATGTTGCTGAGAAAGGGAGGATGGTCGAAGCAGAAAGGAAGACCGGTGTAATCCAACCCA gggcttccatcaatattatgttGTATTCTGTATACGAGAAGCTGGAAGATGCTAAGCTTGTCAAAACCGATATGGAGATACAGttagcagacgggtcttgcatcTACCCCGAAGGAGTCCTGGAAGATGAACTTGTCAAGATAAACAAGGTCATGTACCCTGCTGACTTCTTCATCATAAAGACGACAAAGCCAAAAGCGGAAGAGTCTATTGGCatccttttgggaaggccattcTTATCCATAGCCAGCACACTCATCGACGTCCGCCAAGGGACGATGAAGCTGagttttaatggagaacaacttACCTTCGAAATTGATAAAGCTGTGAGGAAGCAAAGGGACATCGAGAGCATTCAAACAGTAGACGCTATCAGCCCTCGGAAACAAAAGTATCTGGAAAAGAAATCCTTAAAAGAACCACCCTCTGGTACCGCTGAAGGTGAACAACTCAAGAGAGAGGCAACGAAATGGTTTGATACGGCGATGACTGGAGAAATGGACCATCATGCCATtagaagggcaattatggaattttgccaGCCGTCACAACCAGCCGGGTCAAGGGAGATTACCCAACTAAGAAGGGTCGggaaaccacctgaccaagccgtCCTATTGAAAGGAATGCTGAAGGAAGATCCCTCGCCTACAAGGCAACTACTTTCCGTACTAGCATCGCCGATGACTCTCAATAGCCTTACCAGCCAGGCCAATAAAAAACCAGTCAAATCAAACCTGCAAGAACAAGGAGGACTGATGATAGAAGAACTGAGGCTGAGTCAAGGGGTAGTCAATTGGAAAATGCATGCCTTGATAGAAATTTACCCGGAGCTGTATATGCATTCAATTCTAAAAAAAAGAGTGGCGTCCCACGTTGATCGACAACGCAGATTTAGCCCCGCCCTGAGATTGGAAGAGTTCATTGTGGGGGAGGAAGAGTTACTCTTCCAGTGTCAACCGAAACTGACACCCACGAGGCAGAATTCGAACTGGGTAGACCCTCGAACAATCAAGGCATTGCACACGCGGGCAGTAAAACTCCCATGCTCTACCGACCAGGAGGAGGTCAGAACCTTTTTGGGACGCGGCGGAATCTATAAGAGATTCATCAAGAATTTCACAAAGATAGCCCAACCTCTGACGAAGCTTTTCCAGAATGACATAAAGATTGAATTCTTTGATGCCTGCAAGGCCGCGTTCACATTTCTGAAGTACCGATTTGTAAGTTCTCCGATTATACGCGTCCCCGACTGGAATCACCGTTTTGAATTGATGTGCAATGCTAACAACTATGCT GCACAAAGAAACTATGATGTGACCGAAAATGAGATGCTATTGGTAGTCTTCACATTTGAGACGTTCAGGTCGTACCTGGTGGGGTCCAAAGTGATGGTCTATACAGACTATACGACTATCAAATATCTCTTGGCAAAAAGGGAATCAAAGTCACGGTTCATCAGATGGGTGTTTCTTCTACAGGAATTTGACTGGGAAGCAGTGGATAAGAAAGGATGTGAGAATAGAGAGGCGGATCACCTGAGCCAAATTCTACAAGAAGATAACGGTGAAGCCATGCCAGACGTTTTCCATGAAAAACACCTGCACCTGACCCAGTCAACACCCGAAAGACAGTGGATCTACCAGGAAGGGAAAATTGATCAAGCCAAACAAGGAAGCAGAGGACGAAAAGAGCCATTGTTTGCAGATATGGCCGACTACTTGGTGGCGAGCAAGTTGACAGGAAGGGACAGAATGGAGGCGTATGTGGTGGATGACATTCCACTACTAATGCCTAGCTCGTGCTAG